Within the Leishmania donovani BPK282A1 complete genome, chromosome 13 genome, the region TGATCGACGGGGACACGAAACGAAAACGGCGACAATGAAAAGGCAAGCGCGCGGGAATGTTCGAGCGTCTCTGGTTCTCTGCcagtgcgcacgcgcggttgtgcatgcgtgcctCTGCGAGTCAGGGGGGAGCACAACGGTACGAGGACAAGCatcccctcccacacaccgCACAGACCCgtaagagagggagggtgggagggaaagagaccACCAGCCACGAAGGGTGGCCAAGAAAGAATGACGAAACACACAAACCAAGAGAGTTCACGTGCGGGCTCGTGAGACGAGGAGGTGAGCtgaagcggcgcggccgctAAAAAGACCGACATCGGTAGGCAACCACGCAGCAGggcagcggggggggggggcaaagcCGGGGAGCGCGGTTGACGGCGGGATGCGGTGTGAACAAACGCCGGCGTTCTTGCTCATTGCCGAAAATGCAGCTCCTTGTGAGCAGCTGAGAGGGGTGCCCCCACACTCGCGGCTTCTTGCCCTTTGGCTCTGTGCTACCAGCTCGGCAACTCTCGCACCGCTTGAATGTCTGCTGCTCGCGTCTCTGactcggcagccgccgccctcaTGGTCTGCAGCAAgtgctgcacgcgcttcTCGCGTTGGCGCTGTGCTAAGGCgtctgcctccgccgccgtgcagcgtTGCATCGCCACCCCCTGACCGATGGCGGGCAGCACCTGGCTGTCATTGTAGTCGGCGAGGACTTTCGGCGGGGGCGGCCCTGTGAGCGGTGCTACCGCTGAAACCATGGACGTGTTCGTCTTGTGGTGGGGCAGCAGGTGCCGCTTCCTTTCGCGGCCGTtagctgccgccgtggccgctgcGGGAGCTGCCTCTTGCGCTTCGGAAGACGGCccggcagcaccgacgccACTACCTTTTCCCGTCCTGACCCACATGctcagctcctccagcgtgtGATCAGGTGGCCTTGCCACCTGCGCCTTGCCACCGCGTGAGTGCTGCCgcactgcctcctcctcgcgccgaacctgcgccgcctcggcgtctGGGTGGATCCAGCCGTCGGTGGTGTTGTACACACCgcgcccgcgccgctgcgtcgctggcggccgcgcgtgcacctgcggcggcagaatCACGCGCCTCGACGGATGCCACACCGGCTCGCTGAAGAGGCCCGTGGGCTCGTCAAAGTGCCGCTTGCCACCGTTCTTTGTGTGCAGCACACAGTTGCCGCCTGGCGGGGCCGGGTGATCGGCGGTGCCCTCCCAGGGATCACTGCAGTGGTGGTGATAgtagccgccgccactcTTTGCCGTCgtgacgacgccgctgtgcGCCACCAGCGCGTGGCTCAGGTGGTTGTGCAGGATGTCGGCTggctgatgccgccgccccaGTCGACGCAGACGGTGACCTGGCGTGCTACCGGGGACCGTGTGATCATGGCACGGCGTGGCGTACTGCGAGTGCGTAAACGCGATGGAGATGGTCTCGTGTGGCGTGGCTCCCTTGGCCGTGCCCGAGAAGCTCTTGCTAGTGATCGCCTCTTCACCGGACGGCTGTGCCATGGTTGCACAGTGCACGAGCGTTGAGTGAGGAGCGCACAGTGCGCTAAGGTGCTTGTGGGCggggtgcggctgcgtctcTTTTAGTTCGTACTCGTTGACGTgtatgcgcacgcgcgtgccaGGGCGTGCCTGCATGTGTGCCGCGTTGCAGTCATgcgagaggaagggagagcggGTAATATTGAGGAAGGCAATGAGGGGAGTCACGCGCGAAACCGCCGCACCACAAAGAGCGACAGGGAGGCGATGGGGACAGCGCAACGGGCGCGTGCGCCAgtctaaaaaaaaaaacataacGTGGACGGCGTATGAGCATGCCCATGTATAGGCGTGCCGATATCGTCCTTCCTTGTTCACCACCACGAACGCGGGCgcgaaagacagagagacgcgccAATATTTGCTTGCCACACGCTTCAGCGTGTCAAGCGAACTCCAACTTacccaaacacacacacacacacacacacacacagtacgtgcgcgcgtgtgcgcacgcagccccccacccctccccctggcACTCTCTCCTCGATGTTTTTCCGCTAAGAAGCGACTGCTGCGTTTCGCTTTTGTTCTGACTTGCGTTGCTGCACTTGCTCGTTACGCTTTTGCTACATTGTTCATGTTTCCTTGCACTATGGGCCACGCGCTTAGCCAGCCTAATTTTCCTTCGCCATCTGTGAaccgccccctccacacaTACCTCAGCACTCCCCCGCGCACGTGAAGGGAGGCCGGGGAGAGGCGTGACGCAAGGACTTCACTAAGAGCGAAACCTGTTTTGTTGATCATGAGCCCCTCCCACGTCACCATGCTCCCCCACCAACCACCTACCCACTACCACCCACCCCTATACCGCGCTGTCTTCCCTTTCAAGAGCCTCATCCTTATTCGTTTCtctcgttgttgtttttgtttcttcgTCGGAGTGGCAAGCGGAGTACGCTGCTACAGCACAGCCAATCGCCGCGGCACACGAGGggagcccccctccccataTGTAGCGCtgaggggtgggtgggggtggggcgaggtgggagggagggaggttAATGAAGTACTATCACCTAAGTCGTAAGAGaaaggcacacacatatatgtatatacgAGACTAACACACTTAGAAcgaggccgcggcagcgcgcgtTTTCATCCCCGaccgagggagagagggagggtgtggGCAGAGCATCGGAtgccaccactaccaccgccAACCACAACCTcgacacaccgacacacccAAACATACACACGGCAACACAGGATCGATCCTGCACTCCTTCACCCGGAGGCGCCTGACGCGCGTACTCTAAGCTTCCCATACGCTCGTTCGTTTCGCTTTTCGGTGTGCCTACAGACCCATCTGGCGCATGGAAGGGAAGCCGAGCATCTCGCCGTGGCCGTACAGGCTGGTCTTGTTCGAGAACATCGTCTCGTACACCCGCTTCACATCCACCGCGTTGACAGAGTTGATGGCGTCGACAACCTCTTCGACCGATGTGGCTAGGGTCGAATCGCTATCCACGGCGAGGCAGGTGCCAAGGTAGTCGCAGTAGTCGCGAATGGTGTCGACATTCTGCACCATGAACTGCGTTCTCGCCATTTTTTTCGCCACGGACAGCATCGAGTCCGCGACAGAGGCCTTGTTTGCTTGCACCATCCTCACAGCGTCCGTCACcatgcgcaccgctgcctgcgGCTCTGCCTTCGCCGTGAAGCCGATCAGGCCAGCCGTTTGGTAGGGGCTGTAGAAGGCGCGCAGGCCCGTGTGCTCGTGCATTTCATCCggggcgccgcagcgcatgcggCCGCTGAACCCGATGTCCATCAGCGCCCCCACGACCATCGAGGCGGCGTGGTCCTTCGTCATCTTCCTGTCTTTGCCGTACGCGAGCcagccgacggcgatgatggaCTCCGGGTCCATGTCCGGCTTCGTTCCCATTACCTTGGGGCGGTCCTCGTGGTCGTGGCGCTCGCCCCCGGTGTACTGAGCGGCCTCATCCTTCCAGTTCACCGCGCACGGCTGCGCGCGGGCGTGGTGCGGTGCGGAGGCGGAGTGTGGGAACGGGGTGTTCTCGTACTCGGCAATCAGCGCGGCGTGATCGACGTTGACGccggagacgacgacgcgcgaCGGCACGACGTAGCGGCTGTACTGCTCCAGCAGTACGCTGCTCGAAATGATGCCGTTGCTCATCGCCGGCACGAAGCGAGGGTTGCCGAGCGGCTCACGGTAGAAGGCGACCGTCTCCAGCATCTGCTTCGCGTACTCGGCTGGGCATTGCCAGCGGAGCTCCTCGACCTGGTTGTCAATGGTGTCACGGAAGCGCTCCACATCCGGCTCGTGGAAGCGGGGCGCGGCGATGCAGGTAAAGATGTTGTCCTGCACCAGATTCAACGAGAACTGCTGCTCCGCTTGCTTCTggttctgcagctgccgccgctgtgaaAGCGATGacgtcggcgcggcgctcttCCACTTGTCGGCGCGGGCGTCGATGCGAATGCCGATGTAGTGCTTGTGCTTCTCGAAGTGCGActgggcggcgccgacactGCGAATGTTGCGGTCAAGCTGGAACAGCGAATTATTGTAGTTGCTCGTCGTCAGGGCAAGGTGCATCATGGCTCCCGTGCCCGGCGCGCTCGGTGGGTCGTAGGCGGGGCCGGCGAGTATGTAGGCACCAACGGACACCGACGGTCCACCGAGGTTGTGCGTGATGACGCGCGCGCCGTTGTGCAGCTTCGTGATCTCCACCTTCCCGGCAGCAACCGGGGCAGGCTTCGACGAGGGGCCAGGCGGCAGGCGAGAGGTTCCGCCAAACGGTTGGGTGAGGGGGGTCTGACCGAACTTGTACTCGTAGATGCTGCGAGCCTGCCCAGCGCaggctgcggtggccgccaccggcgccggagcGACTACACGGCGGAACATGAGCGGGGGTGGGTTCCACTTATGGTATGAATGAagggaggcacacacacacacacgcgcgcgcgcgaaaCACGTACGGCAGCTCACAATCACAGGCGGAAACTTGGAGATACGCGAGGGAGGagtaccgctgctgctgtttctctCCTGCTTTGCTAAAGAAAGCCGACTCTTTTCGCGCCTACTATACGTAcatacacgtgcacgcgcgcatgcgtgtgcgtgtgggtggatGAGCGGGGTGGGGTGCGGGGACGTGCGCCAACCAAGAGGAAgtgaaggagaggaagagggaggagaagagtCGAAGGCATCgccaagaggaggaggacagtaagaggagggggcggagggcACAGCCACCGACGCAGGTGTGCCGCCTAGCTCAAtcatgggggggggggcaggaacgggagacagagaggtgAACCTTCGAAAGACGTGCGCGGTGTACGtgcctcttcctttcttgCCTTCTGCTTGCTGTATGTTTCGGTGGTTGGCGTCCATCTTCATGGGGTGGGTTCATattgtgcgccgctgccccttTCCCcgcgtacgcacacacgtagagacacacgcacacacacacagacatctGCATACCTCTCTTCgaaaacagcaacagcaccgaaggaggcgcacgcacgcgcgaggGCGTATGTGTCTGGGGCCTCCCCCCAGCAAGCAGGGtaggcgctgctgctgatgtgaGTATGcctctgtgcttgtgtgaaCGAGGCGGAAGCAAGAAACAAATGAAGCGGTTAGCTTGatagcagcggcagcgacagcagcagcaggagttGAGATCACCAGTACCGAGCACGAagggtgggtgtgggcgggcagcggtggcgtgggACTGTAGGGCTTCGGTTGTAAGAAAGGCCCCCACCGAGCCGCTGCAAGGGAAACGacagaagaggggggggggcgtagGAGACGATGAATGTGGGATTGTTCGCCGACAGCCTCCGCTACAGGGCACTTGCCCTTcacctgtgtgcgtgtgtgccgggTATGTGAGTCgccgtgcatgcgtgtgcccctctcgtgctgctgctgcggtgatggtggtggtggggtcgTGGCCCCTCTCCTCTATACCTGTCATTTGCCCGTGAGTGCCACCATCCTCTCACcgttctcctttcctctaTGCTGCCGAGGAGTTCGCGGATGTGCGCACTCGCCTTGGTTGTTGCGAGAATACGAGGGAAGAACGACGCTGTgatgagagcgagaggaggttggggggggggatgtgtgcgtgtgtgtgtgtgtgtgaggaggCTCTCTGTTTAAAGGTCGGTTCAAGGTCTTCGTCCAAGCGCGGACTGAAGAttcgagtgtgtgtgtgcgccgatgtgtgcgtgcgtgtagggaggagggagggagggaaagcaGTTTGGCACCGCTCTCGCAGGTGACGAAGCACGCGTGCGTTAGTGGCCGCACAAGCGAGAAAAAAACGACAAGAGTGATAGCGCCGAGGCCGAagaaagcaagagaagaggtgGTCCCTCGAagagcgcgcggcggcggcggtgggggaggaggggggagagagaggcggtagttggggtggggtgggtggggtgagtGTGTGGGCAGCAGAGACGGTATGTAGACGTATGTATGTAGAGGGGATGGTGCGTGAAGATATGGTTCTCGGTGGGTAGGTggggcgcgcgtgcgcgcgcgtggagGGCTGCTAGGAGGTGAGGCGTGCTCGCCCAGTCACCGCATACGCTCACcagcaagagaaaaggaaagaaacacgtccccctctctcctcttctggCTCGTCCTCCAGCATCTTGCGAGTGCAGCGAGGTGCTtctgcacgtgcgcgtgtgcgggcgcATGCGTTCCTGCTAGAcgagagtgagagggagagatggagacgTCCGATGTCTTGATGGCAAGGGAGGGCtgagtggtggtggctggtGAGTGGAGGGGGCTAGCTAAAGGGGGAACACTGTGCTGGTTTGGGCGTGCcacctgtgtgtgtgcgcaggtgCGTCCTTATGTTGATCTGCTCACTCAGTGATGGATAGAATATGCAGGTGCGAAGCACACCGCACCcacaggcgcgcacgcaacACACTTCGTTCCCTGTTTCCTCCACACCActccgccacctccctcAATCCCTGCGCGCAGGCGTTGTGATGTCGACACCCCCAGTGTAGCGCTGTGAAAGCATGCCTCCGCACCTCTAACGTATACGTTAACGCCCTCAATGGTAGTGGGGCGAGTGGATGTGAGCGTGATGGTGTTCGCGCCACTGCACGTGCGGGCTTGCGCCGGCActaccccctcctcccgcctgTGTGTCACCGACAGGTAATGCACCTgcacgtgtgcctgtgtgtgctATGTGTACGTAGGCGTGCACCTGtgagtgagtgtgtgtgtgtgtgtgcgtcatTGCAGTTATGATGAGTGCCCGTGGAGAAAGAAACGTACGCATGCCcggtgcgagtgtgtgtgcggcaggCGTCGGCACGATGCCGAAAAGGCGTCAGCCACGAGCACACCATCGGCTGCATCCACGGCATCAtacgtgtgtgcttgtgcgcgtgagcGGGTCACTGTACAGTCGAAATCCAATTGCAGGAGAGATGGATCtgtagagagagaaaaggagggatGCGGATGAGGCTCACCAACGCGCTCGAACTCTTTCAAACACCATCCTGCagccttcctcccctcccttcccctccccagcaccaccacctcctcctcctccactggAGTACACATGAACCCACGCACCctcccacccacacacgaGAAATGGAAAGCACAACAGCATTACGTTAAGAAGAGCTTCACCACGGCGAACCACAACATTATaaagacgagagagagagcgctcgcgtgcgcgagcCCGACGCCGACAGAAACCCGCCCAACAAGACCAATAAATAAAACGGAGCGATCAGGCTACACACAgatacagacacacactgcaaggcgcgcgcacgcacgcccgaTGCTGCGTTCCCCACCCTTGCACGCGCGTTGGGCGCATGCGAGCCGGAcacccaaacacacacagcaacAGACAGAGGGAGACCTTCGCTTTCACGGCGAGTTACTCTACGACAGAGATACAGACAGGCGAGCCaacgacgcgcgcgcacgtgcccatcagcgacgacggcgttgccCCTTCGCCCAAAGTACATACTTCCACATTAGGTTGGGCTACTAGAAAGCATAACGACCACAGCCGCCATCACAGGTGCAACCAAGAGTGaatgcacacatgcaccaCATCGTCGTTCCCTCCCGCGCCCTCTCACACAATCACcgcgaggagagggaggaggaggggggggggagggctgcAGAAGACAATGAAGCAAGGAATGAGAAAACTAGCAacagggaagggaagagccAAGTAACGCACAACGACGTGAGCATCgccacaaacacacacacacacacacacacgcccaaCAAGAAGTAAAGGAAACAAGCCAAGAAAGCATATCTATTCGAAAACGCTGACGCATCGGCCAGCCGACTCCCCCTCTGCTCACATGTCCGCCCACgcccacgcccacgcaccctctccttccctctccctgtccaggcgctgctcctgcgcccGCCTCGACTGTTGCCGCATCCGGTTCACTCTCGCCCTTCATGAGAACGGGGAGACGATGACAGCGGGTGCACGACGGAATCGAGGGGGAATACAAAGCCGGCACCAAAGAAGAGGGGTGGTGGCTGTGagagggcggtggcgacagCACGTGGCGGGGTGGGGAGTGGAAGAGTCTCACCGAGGTGTAGCAAAAGAAAATAGGGAGCTGAGGAACgcacaaagacacacacacacacacacacacatacacacacacgcgcgcgcggagACGTGAGGTTCATGTTGATgccgagcgtgtgtgtgtttggttGTTGGGCCGATCGTAGGGTGAGGAAGGGAGGCAGACGGCAGCGTGCACAGGGAAAGCGTCCAAAAAGCGTTTGACAACCGCCTTTCCGCCATACGGGCGCGCCAGTGCTACTGCTTCTTAGTGCGCTTCGTTGCCTTCTTCGGCGCGGCCGCGCGGCCACGCTTCTTCGGTGCCGGCTTCTTCGCCTTGGACTTCTTGGCTTTGgcatcctcttcctcctcttcctcctgctgctcctcatCCTCGGCATCGTCGTGTTCCTCTTCGGCGTCCCCCTCGTCCTcatccgccgccgacgcctccACCACGTCTGCCTTAGCCTTTGTGTTGctcgtggagctgctgccgctggcggacgaggaggagccaTCGTTGTCGTCTCCGTCATCACTATCGGTGATGCCAAGCTTCGCAGCGACGTCACTTTTCGAAGGCGTCTTGGAGGCCTCTGCTGTCGCCTCACCGGCCCCCGCCGACACGGCTTGGTGGTCCTGGGAGGGGCTGCTCGCCATCATGTCCACCACTGACGGGTTCGCGCTAGGCCGTtgctggctgctgccggcCCCACCCTGCGTCatggcgtcgtcgtcctcgttgtCGCTTCCGATGTCCTGCGACGGATTCGGCTGTGTGTTGggtgcagaggaggaggtgtacATCTGACCCTGCTGCGatagctgctgctgccgctgctgacgacGCGCCTCCCGCTCGGCAGCTGCCTCAGCGCGCTTCTTTTCTCGCTCCTCGCGgtgagccgccgccgccgcgaggccctccttctccttcttctcGATTTCGTCGATAAGCTGGTGGCGCTGAGCCTTTGTCATGGCCTTCAGCTGCACATGCCGCGCCGCGATCAGCTCCCGCAGCTGATCCTCGTTGTGGTGCTCGTGGAAGCAGTTGGGACGCGAGCAGTAGCCGTAGATGAAGAAGTGCGTGCAGATTTGCTTCGGGAACAG harbors:
- a CDS encoding mitochondrial processing peptidase alpha subunit, putative, producing the protein MFRRVVAPAPVAATAACAGQARSIYEYKFGQTPLTQPFGGTSRLPPGPSSKPAPVAAGKVEITKLHNGARVITHNLGGPSVSVGAYILAGPAYDPPSAPGTGAMMHLALTTSNYNNSLFQLDRNIRSVGAAQSHFEKHKHYIGIRIDARADKWKSAAPTSSLSQRRQLQNQKQAEQQFSLNLVQDNIFTCIAAPRFHEPDVERFRDTIDNQVEELRWQCPAEYAKQMLETVAFYREPLGNPRFVPAMSNGIISSSVLLEQYSRYVVPSRVVVSGVNVDHAALIAEYENTPFPHSASAPHHARAQPCAVNWKDEAAQYTGGERHDHEDRPKVMGTKPDMDPESIIAVGWLAYGKDRKMTKDHAASMVVGALMDIGFSGRMRCGAPDEMHEHTGLRAFYSPYQTAGLIGFTAKAEPQAAVRMVTDAVRMVQANKASVADSMLSVAKKMARTQFMVQNVDTIRDYCDYLGTCLAVDSDSTLATSVEEVVDAINSVNAVDVKRVYETMFSNKTSLYGHGEMLGFPSMRQMGL